The Humulus lupulus chromosome 4, drHumLupu1.1, whole genome shotgun sequence genome has a window encoding:
- the LOC133830116 gene encoding cyclin-dependent kinase G-2-like isoform X1: MATGGVDLLRRRDFRYSEKEFEHGKVCSRVVDASSVRGYGGRRENDSVSGSRRNGCHGRITGEREKKVYSRPSEAWTNNGEASKVEDVVLVPPEKKRKFSPIIWDRENDRKISFKKRVLPSTPLSPGHQSVIKSVSQVSDSVSNCPASEVDNKVEVSKEVEAAAADELVEPFLLKNSCDFSSEELLPRHGGVQPQDQMKEEGITETRNIFTSRWASEGDSTQHVSDDEWTADRRSSTPESGEFQREDSAGDRSVVSCSDDEDGFHMGSGSDSRCSGSGSRSSKREPSEDFMDGHDSRDAITNQVYFGAEDHDELLQIEEPTVSTSHRVNMLQSCRSVFEYEKLNKINEGTYGVVYKAKDKKTGEIVALKKVKMDVNKDDGFPLSSLREINILSSFSHSSIVNVKEVVMDDDDGVYMAMEYMEYDLKGLMETMKEPFSISEVKSLMLQLLEGVKYLHDNWVLHRDLKTSNILINKDGELKICDFGLSRQYGSPLKPYTALVVTLWYRAPEILLGTKEYSTAIDMWSVGCIMAELVAKEPLFRGKTEVEQLDKIFRTLGTPNETIWPGLSKLPGSKANFVKNPYNLLRKKFPATSFIGSPVLTDSGFDLLSKLLAYDPEKRITVEAALNHRWFVESPLPRSDFKPPLRVLQGQNRYPGSRQREKFSHL; encoded by the exons ATGGCGACAGGAGGAGTTGATCTCTTGAGAAGAAGGGATTTTCGCTATTCTGAAAAAGAGTTTGAACATGGAAAAGTTTGTTCGCGTGTTGTGGATGCGAGTAGCGTTCGTGGTTATGGCGGTAGGCGTGAAAATGATTCTGTTTCGGGTTCTAGACGGAATGGGTGTCATGGTAGGATTACTGGTGAGCGAGAAAAGAAAGTCTATTCCAGACCCTCGGAGGCGTGGACTAATAATGGTGAAGCCTCAAAGGTTGAAGATGTAGTTCTGGTCCCTcctgaaaagaaaaggaaattctCTCCGATCATATGGGACAGAGAGAATGATAGGAAAATTTCATTCAAGAAAAGAGTCCTGCCATCTACTCCTTTGTCCCCTGGACATCAGAGTGTGATCAAATCAGTTAGCCAGGTATCCGATTCTGTTTCAAACTGCCCGGCTTCTGAAGTAGACAATAAAGTGGAGGTCTCAAAAGAAGTTGAGGCTGCCGCAGCTGATGAGTTGGTGGAACCTTTTCTGCTCAAGAACTCATGTGATTTTTCTTCTGAAGAATTGCTTCCTCGGCATGGGGGTGTTCAACCTCAAGATCAAATGAAAGAAGAAGGTATAACTGAGACTCGAAACATATTTACATCGAGGTGGGCATCTGAAGGAGATTCTACGCAGCATGTTTCTGATGATGAATGGACTGCTGATAGGAGGAGCTCAACCCCTGAAAGTGGGGAGTTTCAAAGAGAAGACTCAGCAGGTGATAGGTCAGTAGTTTCTTGCTCAGATGATGAGGATGGTTTCCATATGGGATCTGGAAGTGACAGCAGATGTTCTGGAAGTGGAAGTCGATCTTCTAAAAGAGAGCCATCTGAGGATTTTATGGATGGTCACGACAGCAGGGATGCCATAACAAACCAGGTTTATTTTGGTGCAGAGGATCATGATGAGCTTTTACAGATTGAGGAGCCTACAGTATCTACCAGTCACCGTGTTAACATGCTCCAGAGTTGCAGAAGTGTGTTCGAGTATGAAAAACTTAACAAAATTAATGAAGGAACATATGGCGTTGTCTATAAAGCCAAAGATAAGAAAACTGGAGAAATCGTAGCTTTAAAAAAGGTGAAGATGGATGTAAACAAGGATGATGGTTTTCCTTTGTCATCTTTGAGGGAAATCAACATTCTTTCATCGTTTAGTCATTCCTCAATTGTGAATGTTAAGGAAGTTGTGATGGATGATGACGACGGCGTTTATATGGCTATGGAGTATATGGAATATGACCTCAAGGGGCTAATGGAGACTATGAAAGAGCCATTTAGTATAAGTGAAGTTAAATCGTTGATGCTCCAACTGCTAGAGGGGGTGAAGTATCTTCATGACAATTGGGTGCTTCACCGAGATCTTAAAACATCAAATATTCTTATTAACAAGGACGGTGAGTTGAAGATATGCGACTTTGGGTTATCACGACAGTATGGTAGTCCACTAAAGCCGTATACTGCTTTAGTGGTTACTCTGTGGTACAG GGCTCCTGAAATCCTTCTCGGGACCAAAGAATACTCAACAGCTATTGATATGTGGTCAGTTGGGTGTATAATGGCAGAGTTGGTAGCTAAGGAACCGCTATTTAGAGGGAAAACTGAAGTCGAGCAGCTTGATAAG ATTTTCAGAACTCTTGGCACGCCAAATGAAACAATCTGGCCTGGGTTATCCAAGTTGCCGGGTTCCAAAGCCAATTTTGTTAAAAATCC GTACAACTTATTGCGTAAGAAATTTCCTGCCACATCTTTCATAGGTTCTCCAGTTCTTACCGATTCAGGATTTGACTTGTTGAGCAAACTTCTAGCCTATGACCCTGAGAAG CGAATCACAGTGGAGGCTGCACTTAATCACAGATGGTTTGTTGAGTCTCCTCTCCCCAGGTCTGATTTCAAGCCTCCTCTTCGAGTGCTACAGGGTCAAAACAGGTACCCTGGCAGCAGGCAGCGTGAGAAATTTTCGCACCTATAA
- the LOC133831962 gene encoding uncharacterized protein LOC133831962 — MHLEVLSMAGKENFLVTYVYALNDETGRIPLWNDLKEITAMINAPWLILGDFNDILSVEERIGGKQRQARSGAFKECVESCGVEDVKYTGSFFTWNNKQEMNTRIYSKIDRVMANQIWLDKFPTAKVVFLPEGNFDHCLAVLSVYPDNIVGKKPFRYFRMWQNFPAFQEGLKGVWHIKGTNFPMFQLVQKLKRVKQLLKEMNKTEIWDIQAAHSIRYQELLDIQASLQPEHDT; from the coding sequence ATGCATTTAGAAGTTCTTTCAATGGCTGGAAAGGAAAACTTCTTGGTTACATATGTATACGCACTGAATGATGAAACTGGTAGGATCCCTCTATGGAATGACTTAAAAGAAATAACAGCTATGATTAATGCCCCTTGGCTTATTTTAGGGGACTTCAACGATATACTAAGTGTTGAGGAAAGAATTGGAGGGAAACAGAGACAAGCAAGATCAGGTGCATTCAAGGAATGTGTGGAAAGTTGTGGGGTGGAAGATGTGAAATACACGGGATCATTTTTTACTTGGAATAACAAACAAGAAATGAATACTCGGATTTACTCCAAAATTGATAGGGTAATGGCAAACCAAATCTGGTTAGACAAGTTCCCAACTGCTAAAGTAGTATTCCTACCAGAAGGCAATTTTGACCACTGTCTTGCTGTTTTATCTGTGTACCCAGATAATATAGTAGGTAAAAAACCTTTTCGGTATTTCAGAATGTGGCAAAATTTTCCAGCATTTCAAGAGGGATTGAAAGGAGTTTGGCATATCAAAGGAACAAATTTTCCAATGTTTCAATTGGTGCAGAAACTAAAACGAGTTAAACAGCTGCTAAAGGAAATGAACAAAACTGAGATTTGGGACATTCAAGCTGCACATTCTATAAGATATCAAGAATTGCTCGATATTCAAGCTTCATTACAGCCAGAGCACgatacataa
- the LOC133830116 gene encoding cyclin-dependent kinase G-2-like isoform X2 — translation MATGGVDLLRRRDFRYSEKEFEHGKVCSRVVDASSVRGYGGRRENDSVSGSRRNGCHGRITGEREKKVYSRPSEAWTNNGEASKVEDVVLVPPEKKRKFSPIIWDRENDRKISFKKRVLPSTPLSPGHQSVIKSVSQVSDSVSNCPASEVDNKVEVSKEVEAAAADELVEPFLLKNSCDFSSEELLPRHGGVQPQDQMKEEGITETRNIFTSRWASEGDSTQHVSDDEWTADRRSSTPESGEFQREDSAGDRSVVSCSDDEDGFHMGSGSDSRCSGSGSRSSKREPSEDFMDGHDSRDAITNQVYFGAEDHDELLQIEEPTVSTSHRVNMLQSCRSVFEYEKLNKINEGTYGVVYKAKDKKTGEIVALKKVKMDVNKDDGFPLSSLREINILSSFSHSSIVNVKEVVMDDDDGVYMAMEYMEYDLKGLMETMKEPFSISEVKSLMLQLLEGVKYLHDNWVLHRDLKTSNILINKDGELKICDFGLSRQYGSPLKPYTALVVTLWYRAPEILLGTKEYSTAIDMWSVGCIMAELVAKEPLFRGKTEVEQLDKIFRTLGTPNETIWPGLSKLPGSKANFVKNPYNLLRKKFPATSFIGSPVLTDSGFDLLSKLLAYDPEKRITVEAALNHRWFVESPLPRSDFKPPLRVLQGQNSRSAICELGVPVP, via the exons ATGGCGACAGGAGGAGTTGATCTCTTGAGAAGAAGGGATTTTCGCTATTCTGAAAAAGAGTTTGAACATGGAAAAGTTTGTTCGCGTGTTGTGGATGCGAGTAGCGTTCGTGGTTATGGCGGTAGGCGTGAAAATGATTCTGTTTCGGGTTCTAGACGGAATGGGTGTCATGGTAGGATTACTGGTGAGCGAGAAAAGAAAGTCTATTCCAGACCCTCGGAGGCGTGGACTAATAATGGTGAAGCCTCAAAGGTTGAAGATGTAGTTCTGGTCCCTcctgaaaagaaaaggaaattctCTCCGATCATATGGGACAGAGAGAATGATAGGAAAATTTCATTCAAGAAAAGAGTCCTGCCATCTACTCCTTTGTCCCCTGGACATCAGAGTGTGATCAAATCAGTTAGCCAGGTATCCGATTCTGTTTCAAACTGCCCGGCTTCTGAAGTAGACAATAAAGTGGAGGTCTCAAAAGAAGTTGAGGCTGCCGCAGCTGATGAGTTGGTGGAACCTTTTCTGCTCAAGAACTCATGTGATTTTTCTTCTGAAGAATTGCTTCCTCGGCATGGGGGTGTTCAACCTCAAGATCAAATGAAAGAAGAAGGTATAACTGAGACTCGAAACATATTTACATCGAGGTGGGCATCTGAAGGAGATTCTACGCAGCATGTTTCTGATGATGAATGGACTGCTGATAGGAGGAGCTCAACCCCTGAAAGTGGGGAGTTTCAAAGAGAAGACTCAGCAGGTGATAGGTCAGTAGTTTCTTGCTCAGATGATGAGGATGGTTTCCATATGGGATCTGGAAGTGACAGCAGATGTTCTGGAAGTGGAAGTCGATCTTCTAAAAGAGAGCCATCTGAGGATTTTATGGATGGTCACGACAGCAGGGATGCCATAACAAACCAGGTTTATTTTGGTGCAGAGGATCATGATGAGCTTTTACAGATTGAGGAGCCTACAGTATCTACCAGTCACCGTGTTAACATGCTCCAGAGTTGCAGAAGTGTGTTCGAGTATGAAAAACTTAACAAAATTAATGAAGGAACATATGGCGTTGTCTATAAAGCCAAAGATAAGAAAACTGGAGAAATCGTAGCTTTAAAAAAGGTGAAGATGGATGTAAACAAGGATGATGGTTTTCCTTTGTCATCTTTGAGGGAAATCAACATTCTTTCATCGTTTAGTCATTCCTCAATTGTGAATGTTAAGGAAGTTGTGATGGATGATGACGACGGCGTTTATATGGCTATGGAGTATATGGAATATGACCTCAAGGGGCTAATGGAGACTATGAAAGAGCCATTTAGTATAAGTGAAGTTAAATCGTTGATGCTCCAACTGCTAGAGGGGGTGAAGTATCTTCATGACAATTGGGTGCTTCACCGAGATCTTAAAACATCAAATATTCTTATTAACAAGGACGGTGAGTTGAAGATATGCGACTTTGGGTTATCACGACAGTATGGTAGTCCACTAAAGCCGTATACTGCTTTAGTGGTTACTCTGTGGTACAG GGCTCCTGAAATCCTTCTCGGGACCAAAGAATACTCAACAGCTATTGATATGTGGTCAGTTGGGTGTATAATGGCAGAGTTGGTAGCTAAGGAACCGCTATTTAGAGGGAAAACTGAAGTCGAGCAGCTTGATAAG ATTTTCAGAACTCTTGGCACGCCAAATGAAACAATCTGGCCTGGGTTATCCAAGTTGCCGGGTTCCAAAGCCAATTTTGTTAAAAATCC GTACAACTTATTGCGTAAGAAATTTCCTGCCACATCTTTCATAGGTTCTCCAGTTCTTACCGATTCAGGATTTGACTTGTTGAGCAAACTTCTAGCCTATGACCCTGAGAAG CGAATCACAGTGGAGGCTGCACTTAATCACAGATGGTTTGTTGAGTCTCCTCTCCCCAGGTCTGATTTCAAGCCTCCTCTTCGAGTGCTACAGGGTCAAAACAG TCGATCTGCAATTTGTGAACTGGGAGTGCCAGTGCCATGA